TCGCCGAGGCGCTGCGGGCGGGCGTGGACGCCGTGATGACGCTCGGCGGCGCCGCGCCCGGCGACAAGACGATGATCGACGCGCTGGTGCCGGGGGTGGACGCGCTCGGCGTCTCCTTCGGCGCGGCCCGCGACGCCGCCGAGCAGGGCGCGCTGGCCACGACGCCGTTGCAGGCCCGCAAGGGCCGGGCCAGCTATCTGGGCGAGCGCAGCATCGGTCACCAGGACCCGGGCGCCACGTCGTCGGCGCTGCTGGTCGCGGGACTCGTGGAGGCCGCCGGTGAGTGACGAGAAGCTGGTCGGGATCGTGCTGGTGTCGCACAGCGCGCAGGTGGCCGCGTCCGTGGCCGAGCTGGCGAAAGGGCTCGCGGGCGGCGCCACGGCGGTGCCCGTCGCGCCGGCGGGCGGCACCGAGGGCGGCGGACTGGGGACGAGCGCGGAGCTGATCGCCGCGGCGGCGGCGTCCGTGGACCGCGGCGCGGGGGTCGCCGTCCTCACCGACCTCGGCAGCGCCGTCCTCACCGTGAAGGCGCTGCTGGCCGAGGGTGACGAACTGCCCCCGCACAGCCGCCTGGTGGACTGTCCGTTCGTCGAGGGCGCCGTCGCCGCGGTCGTCACGGCGGCCACGGGAGCCGACCTGGACGCGGTGGCGGCGGCGGCCGCCGAGGCGTACAGCTACCGCAAGGTCTGAGCCCCGGCGGTCACCGGGAGGCCCGCACCCCGGGCCGTCCTCTCCAGCGGCGGCGGCCGGCGGACGGCGGATCGTCCGCCGGCCGCCCGGCCCGCTCGGCGCGGGCGCGGGCCCGCACCGGTTCGGCCGCGTGGCCGCCGCCCGCGGCTGTCCGAGCCGCTCAGCGTCCCTCGACGAACCGCCGCGCCAGCCGCTCCCCCAGCGTCACGGCGGCGGCGTGGCTCTCGATGGGTGAGACCTGCGAGCCCTTGAACACGACGTAGGTGACACGGCCGTCCGTTCCCCCGCCGTGGGGGTCGGGCGGGATGTCGAGGGCCTGGGCGGCGGCGTACGACGCCTCGCCGATGACCTCGCGCGGCCCGGTGTCCCCGACGACCGCGTACCGCACCCGGCCGCGGTGGACGACGGCCACCACCGATCCGCCCCGCACGCCGTGCTCGCGGTAGTCCCAGACGCGGCTCGGGCCGGGCACCACGACGAAGGGCAGGTGTTCGGCGTTCAGGTGGCGGCCGTCGGAGGCCTGGAAGGCCGTACCGGCGGAGAAGTGCGGGTCGGCGCGGCCGTTGCAGCGGCGCCCGGGGCGGCCGTCGCAGTCGATGTCCATGTCGGCCGTCCAGAAGACGGCGTCCCGGGTGCCGCAGACGGGAACGGTCGCGGGTCTGTCCGCGTCGGTGCGGTAACGGCCCCGGGAGACGGGGTCGCACTGCCGTACCTTCGCCAGCAGGTCGGCCGCGCGGACGGGGACCTGGGCGGGTCTTTCGTTCCGCGTGCGGGGCTCCTTGGGCGGGTGGGCGGTCGAGGATGTCGCCGGGGCGAGCAGGGCGGCACTTGCCGCGGCCAGCACGAGGGACTGGGCACGCACGATAGGAAACTCTCTGCCGGGGACGCTGACGGTCACTCTCAGCACCATCTGATGCCGTTCCCGATCATGGGGCCACCCGGGGGGTCCGGACGGTGCACGCCACGCCCCCCACCAGGGGCCGGGGGCCCGAGCCCGTGTCGGCTCCGGCCTCCCGGCAGCCCCGGCCGGCGCGGGACGGCGACGACAGCGGTCCGCGCCATGGACACGAACTCCCCTGTGCGGGTGAGGAGTTCGGCCGTGCTCACTTCAGCATACGTAAGCGCGGCGGGTGCTCCGGGCCCCGCCCCCTTGATGTGGCCGCGCCAGTCACGTCATATTGGTCCGGACCATTGCCGACGTGCCGTCCCTGGAGGCCGTGTCGTGCGACGCCCTTCCGTCCCCGCCGCCCTGGCCCTCGGCGTGCTGCTGCTCGTCCCGTCCTGCGGCTGGGGAGGCACCGCCGACGGCGACGAGGGGCGGCTGCCCGCCGCGCCGACAGGGGTCACCGCGGCGGCGGGCAGCGCGACCAGCGTCCATGTCATGTGGAACGCGGTGTCCTCGGACGGCCTCGGCGGCTACGAGGTGTACCGCGACGCCACCCGGGTGAGGGAAGTCCCCGGTTCGACGCACATGGTGGACGTCACCCGGCTCAGGCCGTCGACGACCTACGTCTTCACCGTCCGGGCCCGCGACACCGAGGGGCGGCTCGGACCGCCGAGCCGCGCGGTGCGGGCCAGGACGCCCGCCACCGTCGCGGCCGACACCTCCGCCCCCTCGCGGCCGGGCCGGGCGCGAGGGCGAGCCGCCGGGAGCCGGGCGGTGCAGTTGTCGTGGGCCGCGTCGACGGACGACGGGGGCGTGGCGTCGTACGACGTCCACCAGGGCGACACGAAGATCCACAGCGTGCGCGGCACGCAGACCGCGACCGTGGTGACGGGGCTGCGGCCCGGCACCCGCTACACCTTCACCGTCCGGGCGCGCGACACGGCGGACAACGTCTCCGCCCCCAGTGCCGCCGTCCGGGTCACCACCGCGCCGGGCCCGGGGGACGGGCGGGACACCGCGCCGACCGGCTTCCGCGCGACGACCCGGCGCGCCGACGGGGCGTACCACATCGACCTGTCCTGGGTGCCGCCCCAGGTGGACGGGGTGATCACCGAGTACCAGGTCCAGCTCGACGGCCGTCCGGCCACCTCTTTGGTCTTCGGCGGGACCGCGCCCCGGGACAGGGCGGAGTACAGCTTCTACATCGGGCAGGAGGCCGGGGTGAGCCATCGGGTGCGGATCCGCCCCAGGCTGCCGGACGGCACCTGGGGCGGGTTCTCGGCGGAGCGGACGGTCACGACCGGCGGAGGGTCCTGAGGCTCCGGGAGTCCCCCGGAGGACGCAGTCCGTCACCTGGGCGGGTGCGGCCCGCATGCGGCGGGAGCCGAGGGCACGTTGGCTGCCACTGAGGCAGCACGGGCGTTCCCCGACCTCGGCGGCGCAAGGGATGTACCGCCAACCGTGCCGCCGGAGGGCAGTCCCATGCGTACTTCTCAGCCTCTCCTCGGGGCGGCCGTGACAGCCGCCGCGCTGCCGCTGGCCCTGGTCGCCGGGCCGGCCGCCGCGAACTCCGGGATCTCGGTG
This region of Streptomyces chromofuscus genomic DNA includes:
- a CDS encoding PTS-dependent dihydroxyacetone kinase phosphotransferase subunit DhaM — protein: MSDEKLVGIVLVSHSAQVAASVAELAKGLAGGATAVPVAPAGGTEGGGLGTSAELIAAAAASVDRGAGVAVLTDLGSAVLTVKALLAEGDELPPHSRLVDCPFVEGAVAAVVTAATGADLDAVAAAAAEAYSYRKV
- a CDS encoding fibronectin type III domain-containing protein — protein: MRRPSVPAALALGVLLLVPSCGWGGTADGDEGRLPAAPTGVTAAAGSATSVHVMWNAVSSDGLGGYEVYRDATRVREVPGSTHMVDVTRLRPSTTYVFTVRARDTEGRLGPPSRAVRARTPATVAADTSAPSRPGRARGRAAGSRAVQLSWAASTDDGGVASYDVHQGDTKIHSVRGTQTATVVTGLRPGTRYTFTVRARDTADNVSAPSAAVRVTTAPGPGDGRDTAPTGFRATTRRADGAYHIDLSWVPPQVDGVITEYQVQLDGRPATSLVFGGTAPRDRAEYSFYIGQEAGVSHRVRIRPRLPDGTWGGFSAERTVTTGGGS
- a CDS encoding glycoside hydrolase family 75 protein; this translates as MRAQSLVLAAASAALLAPATSSTAHPPKEPRTRNERPAQVPVRAADLLAKVRQCDPVSRGRYRTDADRPATVPVCGTRDAVFWTADMDIDCDGRPGRRCNGRADPHFSAGTAFQASDGRHLNAEHLPFVVVPGPSRVWDYREHGVRGGSVVAVVHRGRVRYAVVGDTGPREVIGEASYAAAQALDIPPDPHGGGTDGRVTYVVFKGSQVSPIESHAAAVTLGERLARRFVEGR